Proteins from a single region of Humidesulfovibrio mexicanus:
- a CDS encoding LexA family transcriptional regulator, whose amino-acid sequence MERIKKATGARTQVQLAEVLEVRQSSISDAKRRCSVPSDWFLKLYRSHGLNPNWLSDGQEPVYLNASRGGVPAENLLRETPAAYGRANARSRVVQVNSMAGADGAAASWTPQPVEDLCIPESFHRPELVVVRVDTAAMEPLIQRGAFVGVDAAQRQHPDGDLCAVHFPHQGLLVRRVFCQGDSFVLRAEDKSHADISVPAAEMAARTLGRVIWVIQSLGQQG is encoded by the coding sequence ATGGAGCGCATCAAGAAGGCCACTGGAGCCCGCACGCAAGTCCAGCTGGCGGAGGTCCTGGAGGTCCGGCAGTCCAGCATATCCGACGCGAAGCGCCGGTGTTCCGTGCCGTCTGATTGGTTTTTGAAGCTGTACCGCAGCCACGGCCTGAACCCGAACTGGCTCTCCGACGGTCAGGAACCCGTGTACCTGAACGCCAGCCGGGGCGGCGTTCCGGCGGAGAACCTGCTGCGCGAGACCCCTGCCGCCTACGGCCGCGCCAACGCCCGCAGCCGCGTGGTGCAGGTGAACAGCATGGCCGGGGCCGATGGGGCCGCCGCTTCGTGGACCCCGCAGCCCGTGGAAGACCTGTGCATCCCCGAGTCGTTCCACAGGCCGGAACTGGTGGTGGTGCGCGTGGACACCGCCGCCATGGAGCCGCTGATCCAGCGCGGCGCCTTTGTCGGGGTGGATGCGGCCCAGCGCCAGCACCCGGACGGGGATCTCTGCGCCGTGCATTTCCCGCATCAGGGGCTGCTCGTTCGCCGCGTGTTTTGCCAGGGCGACAGCTTCGTGCTTCGGGCCGAGGACAAAAGCCACGCCGACATCAGCGTTCCCGCCGCCGAGATGGCCGCCCGCACCCTGGGCCGCGTCATCTGGGTCATCCAGAGCCTGGGCCAGCAGGGCTGA